From the Armatimonadota bacterium genome, one window contains:
- a CDS encoding flagellar basal body L-ring protein FlgH produces the protein MKKLFISILIAAAAAACFAQTSDQKGNPGSLLDTTYVNPFVDSVARRVGDLLTVIIDEESTANFAASTEATKNDRSSISTQFFSDLLDRLFRPISTGGNSSVSGDGKTSQSSSMAATLTVIVKQILPNGNLVIEGHRTLITNKQTQTFTLSGVLRQADIKPNNTIASSQIAEMDVKMDGSGLIADRQRRGILTRIIDWLF, from the coding sequence GCGCAGACGAGCGACCAGAAAGGGAACCCGGGATCACTGTTGGACACGACGTACGTGAATCCGTTCGTCGACAGCGTCGCGCGTCGGGTCGGCGATCTTCTGACCGTCATCATCGACGAAGAGTCGACGGCGAATTTTGCGGCATCGACCGAGGCGACCAAGAACGACAGAAGCTCCATCAGCACGCAGTTCTTCAGCGATCTTCTGGACCGTCTGTTCAGACCGATCTCGACGGGAGGCAACAGCTCTGTGAGCGGAGACGGCAAGACGAGCCAGTCCAGCAGCATGGCCGCAACGCTCACGGTTATCGTAAAGCAGATCCTGCCGAACGGCAACCTCGTGATCGAAGGGCATCGCACGCTGATCACGAACAAGCAGACACAGACGTTCACGCTGAGCGGCGTACTTCGTCAGGCCGACATCAAGCCGAACAACACGATCGCCAGCTCGCAGATCGCGGAGATGGACGTGAAGATGGACGGTTCTGGACTGATCGCCGACAGGCAGCGCAGGGGAATCTTGACGAGGATAATCGACTGGCTGTTTTAG
- a CDS encoding flagellar basal body P-ring protein FlgI yields MKSTLLIVGIAALAPCAWAQPDPDTQQRTASSQLNDAILRAEREGIEVRIKDIARFRGVRPNQLVGYGIVVGLDGSGDSQQTPFTRTLLQNALKLWGTTFDETKFRPKNLAAVSITAVLPPFAAPGNQIDVTVSSLGDAKSLQGGTLLMSPLFGPTDRSTIIAMSQGSVSIGGFGASAGGSTTRKNHPTVGRIPRGAIVERSVPTQIVFGDHELYLELDQADLTTAQRIATALTEAFPAFFVTPQDGGTIRIKLPEEYPTMLAIMEIEATKVWADVPAIIVVNERTGTIVIGGNVRIGPAVIVHGSLQVRIDNQPIISQPAPFSQGETVVTEQNFIDVEETPTQIGVIPPNATINDLAKILQTLKLSAIDIIAILHALADQGALKARIRQQ; encoded by the coding sequence ATGAAAAGCACTTTACTGATCGTTGGAATCGCGGCCCTCGCGCCGTGCGCTTGGGCTCAGCCCGACCCGGACACCCAGCAGCGAACTGCCAGCTCTCAGCTCAACGACGCCATTTTGCGCGCCGAACGAGAGGGAATCGAGGTCCGCATCAAAGACATCGCCCGCTTCCGCGGCGTTCGCCCCAACCAGCTGGTGGGGTACGGAATCGTTGTTGGCCTGGACGGATCGGGCGATAGCCAGCAGACTCCGTTCACGCGCACGCTGTTGCAGAACGCACTCAAGCTTTGGGGCACCACGTTCGACGAGACGAAGTTCCGTCCAAAGAACTTGGCCGCTGTTTCGATCACGGCAGTGTTGCCGCCGTTTGCCGCGCCGGGCAACCAGATCGACGTCACGGTCAGCTCGCTTGGAGACGCCAAGAGCTTGCAGGGAGGGACGCTTCTGATGTCTCCGCTCTTCGGTCCGACCGACCGGTCGACCATCATCGCCATGTCGCAAGGGTCGGTCAGCATCGGAGGTTTCGGCGCCTCCGCTGGCGGCAGCACGACGCGTAAGAACCATCCGACCGTCGGGCGAATTCCGCGCGGCGCCATCGTCGAGCGCAGCGTGCCGACTCAGATCGTGTTTGGCGATCACGAACTGTACCTGGAGTTAGACCAGGCCGATCTCACGACTGCGCAACGAATCGCTACGGCGCTGACCGAGGCGTTTCCTGCTTTCTTCGTGACACCGCAAGATGGCGGGACGATCAGGATCAAACTCCCAGAGGAGTACCCCACGATGCTAGCGATCATGGAAATCGAGGCGACGAAAGTCTGGGCCGACGTTCCCGCGATCATCGTCGTCAATGAGCGGACAGGCACGATCGTGATAGGTGGCAACGTCCGCATCGGCCCCGCCGTGATTGTGCACGGGTCGTTGCAGGTGCGAATCGACAACCAGCCGATCATCAGCCAGCCTGCGCCGTTTTCGCAGGGCGAGACGGTCGTTACCGAGCAGAACTTCATCGACGTCGAGGAGACGCCCACACAGATCGGCGTGATCCCGCCCAACGCGACGATCAACGACCTGGCGAAGATCCTGCAAACGCTGAAGCTTTCGGCCATAGACATCATCGCGATCCTTCATGCGCTCGCGGACCAGGGCGCGCTCAAGGCCCGGATCAGGCAGCAGTAA
- a CDS encoding rod-binding protein, translated as MTQINSSSAAIVRASLQTQAARTGLDDSLSLNPEFQRALTAKLESWLGKPGSANRARIERAVEHLLAEPDAAGIRHIDLDSLPLDMRAKLKKLEKAAQDFEAIFVKQLLSQMRQSSFSEEIGPMGDMAKDMMDQALAESASRGRNSIGIAKTVFLSMAQNVARSVDPAATGTNTRTEIKA; from the coding sequence ATGACACAGATCAATTCCAGTTCCGCCGCAATCGTCCGGGCAAGTCTGCAGACGCAGGCCGCTCGGACGGGCCTGGACGACTCGCTCTCGCTCAATCCGGAGTTTCAACGAGCCCTCACGGCGAAGCTCGAGTCTTGGCTCGGTAAGCCGGGATCTGCGAACCGCGCTCGCATCGAGAGGGCGGTCGAGCACCTGTTGGCAGAGCCGGACGCGGCCGGCATTCGCCACATCGATCTCGACAGCTTGCCGCTTGACATGCGCGCGAAGCTCAAGAAGCTGGAGAAGGCCGCTCAGGACTTCGAGGCGATCTTCGTCAAGCAGCTGTTGTCGCAAATGCGGCAGTCCAGCTTCTCGGAGGAGATCGGGCCGATGGGCGACATGGCGAAGGACATGATGGACCAAGCCCTCGCCGAAAGCGCCAGCCGAGGCAGGAACTCGATCGGCATAGCGAAGACAGTTTTTCTCAGCATGGCCCAGAACGTCGCGCGATCGGTCGATCCTGCGGCAACGGGCACGAATACTCGAACGGAGATAAAAGCGTAA
- the flgN gene encoding flagellar export chaperone FlgN — protein sequence MAKQTKKLQALWWDWLSTAERLLLSLHEQTASLTLRRIERLEEIQPEVDSMMGKLREIDDNAVASARRLAEEFGCEPSLQGLVGVLEKAEAQEVQAIANRVIVAGRSVQDVIDKNRALIENELEYVNGTVALVSRVAHEQQGPYANKAKDSNFVMNQVA from the coding sequence ATGGCAAAACAGACGAAGAAATTACAAGCGCTCTGGTGGGACTGGCTCAGCACGGCCGAACGGTTGTTGCTGTCCCTGCACGAACAGACCGCATCGCTGACCCTCAGGCGGATCGAACGGCTGGAAGAGATCCAGCCGGAGGTCGACAGCATGATGGGAAAGCTTCGAGAGATTGACGACAACGCTGTGGCGTCGGCGAGACGGCTGGCTGAGGAGTTTGGTTGCGAGCCAAGTCTTCAGGGCCTAGTCGGCGTCCTTGAAAAGGCGGAAGCACAGGAAGTCCAGGCAATTGCGAACCGCGTCATTGTGGCAGGTCGTAGCGTTCAAGACGTGATCGACAAGAACCGCGCGCTGATCGAGAATGAACTGGAGTACGTCAACGGCACGGTTGCACTCGTAAGCCGCGTTGCACACGAACAGCAAGGTCCGTATGCGAACAAGGCGAAGGACAGCAACTTCGTGATGAACCAGGTGGCCTAG
- the flgK gene encoding flagellar hook-associated protein FlgK, with translation MPGILSSINMASNALRMFSRAMETSGHNIANVNTPGYSRQTVEFKTNPALTIYSAGWKALGTGVGMSGIERIRNEYLERSSHGSSGSLGKFQTIATMLKSVEGVYGEPGDNGVAAALDQFFDSWSALGSNPTEPAARLQVRHAGTVLTERIRGAHNQIVGLEARVNAEAKATIQRINKLADSISELNGSIRAFSVTSGTPNDLLDQRDSAIRELSGLVNVTVSDWPDGTRAVYIGGFNLVDNVGAHALPSDYDYIASTVTDGTNDYPIRSGTLAGLFQTLGMIDDQKAEIGALADELRTQFNTIHATGINANGDTGINFFKPTGIAGAADFSLSDEVLASLNAIAAGTTGKPGDGGLALSLAGLRDTAMTALGDQTFHAYYSGNIGRLGTNVSFYESARSTEAAVAAQISSQMASVSGVSLDDEMADMIRFQRSYQAAARALMVFDQVAEDLIGMIR, from the coding sequence ATGCCAGGAATCCTTTCAAGCATCAACATGGCGTCCAACGCTCTGAGAATGTTCTCCAGGGCGATGGAAACCTCCGGACACAACATCGCCAATGTCAATACGCCAGGCTACTCGCGTCAGACCGTTGAGTTCAAAACGAACCCGGCTCTGACGATCTACAGCGCCGGATGGAAAGCGCTCGGCACCGGCGTCGGAATGAGCGGAATCGAGCGCATCCGAAACGAGTATCTGGAGCGAAGCTCTCACGGCAGCTCCGGATCGCTGGGCAAGTTTCAGACGATTGCTACGATGCTCAAGAGCGTGGAAGGAGTCTACGGCGAGCCAGGCGACAACGGCGTCGCCGCAGCGCTCGATCAGTTCTTCGACTCATGGTCCGCTCTGGGCTCCAACCCGACTGAGCCAGCGGCACGACTGCAGGTCCGCCATGCGGGCACGGTTCTCACGGAGCGCATTCGCGGCGCTCACAATCAGATAGTCGGGCTCGAGGCGCGGGTCAACGCCGAGGCGAAGGCGACGATCCAACGCATCAACAAGCTCGCGGATAGCATCTCCGAGCTGAACGGAAGCATTCGAGCGTTCTCCGTAACGTCCGGAACGCCGAACGATCTGCTCGACCAGCGGGATTCGGCTATCCGCGAACTGAGCGGTCTAGTCAACGTAACGGTGAGTGATTGGCCGGACGGAACACGCGCCGTCTACATCGGAGGCTTCAACCTAGTCGATAACGTCGGCGCTCACGCGCTCCCCTCGGACTACGACTACATCGCCAGCACCGTTACCGACGGCACGAACGATTATCCGATCAGGTCAGGCACCCTCGCCGGACTGTTCCAGACGCTGGGCATGATCGACGATCAAAAGGCGGAGATCGGTGCCCTCGCGGACGAGTTGAGAACGCAGTTCAACACAATACACGCCACCGGAATCAACGCGAACGGCGACACAGGCATCAATTTCTTCAAGCCGACCGGCATTGCCGGGGCTGCCGACTTCTCCTTGAGCGATGAGGTTTTAGCCTCGCTCAACGCAATCGCGGCGGGCACGACCGGCAAGCCTGGAGACGGAGGTCTTGCGCTCTCGCTGGCCGGTCTTCGAGACACGGCGATGACCGCGCTCGGCGATCAGACGTTCCACGCGTACTACAGCGGCAACATCGGACGCCTGGGGACCAACGTCAGCTTCTATGAGTCCGCCAGGAGCACAGAGGCAGCTGTGGCCGCGCAGATATCGAGTCAAATGGCCTCGGTCAGCGGCGTGTCGCTCGACGACGAGATGGCGGACATGATTCGGTTCCAGCGAAGCTACCAAGCTGCGGCCCGTGCTCTAATGGTGTTCGATCAAGTGGCCGAAGATTTAATAGGGATGATCCGATAA
- the flgL gene encoding flagellar hook-associated protein FlgL has translation MRISTAYKFEAYSSRIQEAASRYFEAQERVMTGKRYTRVSEDPVSAIVAMSARSLQTRLEQLTDNLANAREYAGTTEQVLDETGRLTRKAYTLAIQGASDATTQESRDAMAREIATIQNAILEAANTKGLNGKYIFAGQKTDTKPFTASGGTLTFNGDTLPVSVEVRPGEMMRANLENADVFFIDLYDTLETLRLDLVGGDIGKISDQDIDALLRSIDTISVARGSNGVRLNDITRIEAENTRRTDNLTKTISDNEDIDLADAITQMQMAETAYAAALQTAGQGFRLSLMDFLR, from the coding sequence ATGAGAATCAGCACCGCTTACAAGTTCGAAGCCTATAGCAGCAGAATTCAAGAGGCTGCTTCACGGTACTTCGAGGCACAGGAGAGGGTGATGACCGGCAAGCGGTATACCCGCGTCAGCGAGGACCCCGTGTCGGCCATAGTGGCTATGAGCGCGCGCAGCCTCCAGACTCGCCTTGAACAGCTCACGGACAACCTCGCCAATGCAAGGGAGTACGCAGGCACGACCGAACAGGTTCTCGACGAGACGGGGCGGCTGACCCGCAAAGCGTATACCCTGGCAATACAGGGCGCGTCGGACGCCACGACGCAAGAGTCGCGGGACGCGATGGCCAGAGAGATAGCGACGATTCAGAACGCGATCCTGGAAGCAGCGAACACGAAAGGCCTGAACGGAAAATATATTTTTGCGGGACAGAAGACCGACACCAAGCCGTTCACGGCATCAGGCGGCACTCTGACGTTCAACGGCGACACGCTTCCGGTCAGCGTCGAGGTGCGGCCAGGAGAGATGATGCGCGCCAACCTGGAGAACGCAGATGTGTTCTTCATCGACCTCTACGACACGCTGGAGACGCTGCGACTTGATTTGGTCGGCGGCGACATCGGCAAGATCAGCGATCAAGACATCGACGCCCTGCTTCGATCGATAGACACGATTAGCGTTGCCAGAGGCTCGAACGGCGTGCGGCTCAACGACATCACGCGAATCGAAGCGGAGAACACGCGCCGCACCGACAACTTGACGAAGACGATCTCCGACAACGAGGACATCGACCTCGCCGACGCCATTACGCAGATGCAGATGGCAGAGACCGCATACGCGGCAGCGCTACAGACGGCTGGACAAGGTTTCCGGCTTAGCTTGATGGACTTCTTGAGATGA
- a CDS encoding flagellar assembly protein FliW — protein MTQQALKSTRFGTIEFSKDDIVEFVSGLVGFEELRSFIFIEHGENSPFRWMQSLDDPNVAFLVIDPIHYVPEYAPEMPQATADRLDLGPGTGRLVYTIVTIPPGRPEEMTINLAGPIIINAERRIAQQIVVEDETYSVKHRVFEQQIEEEVA, from the coding sequence ATGACGCAGCAAGCTCTGAAATCCACGCGGTTTGGAACGATCGAGTTCTCGAAGGACGATATCGTCGAGTTCGTCTCAGGGCTCGTTGGCTTCGAAGAACTGCGCTCGTTCATCTTCATTGAACACGGTGAGAACAGCCCGTTTCGGTGGATGCAGTCTCTGGATGACCCGAACGTGGCGTTCTTGGTTATCGATCCCATCCACTACGTGCCTGAATACGCTCCCGAGATGCCGCAGGCTACGGCAGATCGGCTCGATCTCGGACCGGGAACGGGCCGCCTAGTCTATACTATCGTTACGATTCCTCCGGGCAGGCCTGAGGAGATGACGATCAACCTAGCCGGTCCGATCATCATCAACGCCGAACGGCGCATTGCTCAGCAGATCGTTGTCGAAGACGAAACGTATAGCGTCAAGCACCGAGTTTTCGAGCAGCAGATTGAAGAGGAAGTTGCCTAA
- the csrA gene encoding carbon storage regulator CsrA: MLVLTRKVNQSIIINDNIEVIVLEVRGEQIRLGIKAPREVAVHRKEIYDQIQEENRAAASVKTDDVPDS; encoded by the coding sequence GTGTTAGTACTGACAAGAAAGGTCAACCAAAGCATCATCATCAACGACAACATTGAAGTGATCGTCTTGGAGGTGCGCGGCGAACAGATTCGGCTAGGTATCAAGGCGCCCCGCGAGGTCGCCGTTCACCGCAAGGAAATCTACGATCAGATTCAAGAAGAGAACCGAGCCGCAGCCAGCGTTAAGACTGACGACGTGCCGGATTCGTGA
- the ribF gene encoding riboflavin biosynthesis protein RibF, protein MLVQFGLAPLAPEWDSCVVCIGTFDGVHLGHQAVISTAVSQALELQQPSVLITFDRHPAAVLAPDKNPAAIATLGQKLRRFEALGVTVCLVLPFDERTSQIEAQAFLDDVLVAKLRTNSIVVGHDFAFGKGRVGTPEWLAERLSTVVVPPCELEGQRVSSTKIRSLIRSGDVEAAKRMLGAPFSLGGVVVKGQQLGRQLGFPTVNVARLCDQILPADGVYAGRCDTVHGEFRAAISVGHRRTGTGPCPVEAFLIDYHDDSLYGTLVELQFASMIREQRDFDDFDALAEQIRKDVAVIENGLGI, encoded by the coding sequence ATGCTCGTTCAGTTTGGCCTAGCACCGTTGGCTCCCGAGTGGGACAGCTGCGTCGTGTGCATCGGCACGTTCGACGGCGTTCATCTCGGCCACCAGGCAGTCATTTCAACGGCGGTTTCTCAAGCGTTGGAGCTGCAGCAGCCGTCAGTCCTCATCACGTTCGACCGCCATCCGGCCGCCGTGTTGGCGCCTGACAAGAACCCCGCCGCAATCGCCACGCTGGGACAGAAGCTCCGCCGCTTTGAGGCGCTCGGGGTGACGGTCTGCCTAGTGCTGCCGTTCGACGAACGCACGTCTCAGATCGAGGCACAGGCGTTCCTCGACGACGTGCTCGTAGCGAAGCTGCGCACGAACTCGATCGTCGTGGGTCACGACTTTGCGTTCGGCAAGGGCAGGGTTGGAACTCCTGAGTGGCTTGCCGAGCGCTTGTCGACAGTCGTTGTGCCGCCCTGCGAACTTGAGGGACAGCGGGTCAGTTCTACCAAGATTCGCTCTCTGATCCGCTCGGGAGACGTGGAAGCCGCCAAGAGAATGCTCGGAGCGCCGTTCAGCCTGGGCGGTGTCGTGGTGAAGGGCCAGCAACTTGGTCGACAGCTTGGATTTCCAACCGTAAACGTTGCGCGCCTTTGCGACCAGATTCTCCCCGCCGACGGTGTATATGCTGGGCGCTGCGACACCGTCCACGGCGAATTTCGAGCTGCAATCAGCGTCGGCCATCGGCGAACGGGTACAGGGCCGTGTCCCGTAGAGGCGTTCCTCATCGATTATCACGACGACTCGCTGTACGGCACGCTGGTGGAACTGCAATTCGCCTCGATGATCCGCGAGCAGCGCGATTTCGACGACTTCGACGCGCTGGCAGAACAGATTCGCAAAGACGTCGCCGTAATTGAAAACGGCCTAGGGATTTAG
- a CDS encoding SRPBCC family protein gives MPTVETSTWIDALIGAVYAIAKDNESFPEYMDDVSSLVVVERDGDRVVSDWVGVISTFGLKIRWRQEDIWNDSTHQCTFSQISGDYDKLEGTWRFTEENCGTRFDSDVEYEYVVPGIGPLIKKVIHNIVVKNMDGVLAAIKARAES, from the coding sequence ATGCCCACAGTTGAAACAAGTACGTGGATCGACGCGCTAATCGGGGCGGTTTACGCGATCGCCAAGGACAATGAGAGCTTCCCGGAGTACATGGACGACGTGAGTTCGCTGGTCGTTGTCGAGAGAGATGGCGACCGGGTCGTCAGCGATTGGGTCGGCGTCATCTCCACATTCGGCCTCAAAATACGATGGCGGCAGGAAGATATTTGGAACGACAGCACGCACCAGTGCACGTTTTCTCAGATCAGCGGCGACTACGACAAACTTGAGGGTACGTGGCGCTTTACGGAGGAGAACTGCGGGACGCGGTTCGACAGCGACGTCGAGTACGAATACGTCGTTCCCGGCATCGGGCCGTTGATTAAAAAGGTGATTCACAACATCGTCGTCAAGAATATGGACGGAGTTTTGGCCGCGATCAAGGCCCGAGCAGAGAGTTAG
- a CDS encoding M48 family metalloprotease gives MSGLRFHLALLLLSLATLIAGGFQGAKSEQQAEQQGEEAQELPPIKVDDPRHQRDIDFDVERGAEIAAWIKENYEFTENEAYIERVSRIGGELGKIARENRVEATYGDTRLNPFNYQFFVLKGEEVNAFSVPGGYIYIYEGLIDFSETDSELAGVIAHEIAHASFRHLNELRKAQNNLSLATIPAIIAALFSKSPDAGAIIIGTQLYTQGMMSTWSVQAEKSADYGGIQYLVLSRYSPLGALTFMERLDYRRRFKPQIKWGIYETHPPSDERARTVLQNLAYYNVPLRRSLVTTSLRAVSKKLDDRTELWFGSQLIHTMGGPDAEERADRAVAKLNTFYDAVPALFELSLRNGSDIYGMNRKLFSVTEADAWAVDLSTEEVVGIARSAMKKSVFNLAYRMWPARRRALAR, from the coding sequence ATGTCTGGACTTAGATTCCATCTAGCATTGCTACTGCTGTCGCTGGCGACTTTGATCGCCGGCGGTTTTCAAGGTGCCAAATCTGAGCAGCAGGCCGAGCAGCAGGGTGAAGAGGCCCAAGAGCTTCCCCCGATCAAGGTCGATGACCCGAGGCATCAGCGCGACATAGATTTCGACGTCGAAAGGGGGGCAGAGATCGCCGCTTGGATCAAGGAGAACTACGAGTTCACCGAGAACGAGGCGTACATAGAGCGCGTAAGTCGCATCGGAGGCGAGCTAGGCAAGATAGCGCGTGAGAACCGGGTCGAGGCGACTTACGGCGACACTAGGCTGAATCCGTTCAACTACCAGTTCTTCGTATTGAAGGGCGAGGAGGTCAACGCCTTCTCCGTGCCCGGCGGATACATCTACATCTACGAAGGTCTGATCGATTTCTCCGAGACCGATTCGGAGCTTGCCGGCGTCATTGCGCATGAGATCGCGCACGCATCGTTCCGGCATCTCAACGAGCTTCGCAAGGCTCAAAACAACTTGAGCCTTGCGACGATCCCGGCGATAATCGCCGCGCTCTTCAGCAAGAGCCCCGACGCGGGAGCGATTATCATCGGCACTCAACTGTATACGCAAGGGATGATGAGCACGTGGAGCGTCCAGGCAGAGAAGTCTGCCGATTACGGCGGCATTCAGTACCTCGTTTTGAGCCGCTACAGTCCTCTGGGGGCGCTCACGTTCATGGAGCGGCTCGACTACCGCAGGAGATTCAAGCCCCAGATCAAATGGGGAATCTACGAAACGCACCCACCTTCCGATGAGCGTGCGAGAACCGTCCTGCAAAACCTCGCCTATTACAACGTTCCTCTCAGAAGAAGCCTCGTTACGACATCGCTCCGCGCCGTTTCAAAGAAGTTAGATGATCGAACGGAATTATGGTTCGGAAGCCAACTGATTCACACGATGGGCGGACCGGATGCCGAGGAGCGCGCCGACAGAGCCGTCGCTAAGCTGAACACGTTTTACGACGCCGTGCCTGCACTGTTCGAACTTTCGCTTCGCAACGGTTCCGATATTTACGGCATGAATCGAAAACTGTTCTCGGTCACCGAGGCAGACGCATGGGCAGTCGATCTCAGCACTGAGGAGGTGGTTGGCATTGCTCGCAGCGCCATGAAGAAGTCCGTGTTCAACCTCGCTTACCGAATGTGGCCGGCGCGGCGACGCGCGTTAGCGCGGTAA
- the purH gene encoding bifunctional phosphoribosylaminoimidazolecarboxamide formyltransferase/IMP cyclohydrolase, giving the protein MSRALISVTDKTGIAEFARALADIGFEIVSTGGTAEAIRNAGMQVTDVSQVTGFAEMLGGRVKTLHPMIHAGLLGDRAKEDHVRQMADAGIAGFDLLCVNLYEFERTVTGPHKFEDALESIDIGGPAMIRSAAKNCSNVTVVVDPADYDSVVSHLASNTIADLRQSLAAKAFRQTAYYDAMIARYMTEAAGDGPFTETVTIGLAKRQTMRYGENPHQTAALYADPLLPGGITAAKQLWGKELSYNNVLDSDAAWELVCDLAPGSCAIIKHGNPCGAASASSPAASFVLAKKSDPVSAFGGVAAFHGTIEGEAAAAMTEKGNFLEVVIAEAFTAEALELFKNRSGWGQRVRLLEASIAPDSTYLETRSIRGGALRQTSDEDPGDEWRFVTESGPSEALTAALRFAWRIIPHVKSNAIVVCNENRLLGIGAGQMNRVQSVRLALEQAGTGAAGAVLASDAFFPFPDSVETAAEAGIAAIVQPGGSKNDDKVIAAATKFCIPMAFTGVRHFRH; this is encoded by the coding sequence ATGTCGCGTGCGCTCATTTCAGTCACTGACAAAACAGGAATTGCCGAATTCGCCCGAGCCCTCGCAGACATAGGATTCGAAATTGTCAGCACGGGCGGCACAGCCGAGGCCATCCGCAATGCGGGCATGCAGGTCACCGACGTTTCACAAGTGACAGGGTTCGCCGAAATGCTCGGCGGCCGGGTCAAGACGCTGCATCCCATGATTCACGCAGGGCTCCTCGGAGATCGCGCCAAAGAGGATCACGTCAGGCAAATGGCCGACGCGGGCATCGCAGGGTTTGATCTCTTGTGCGTGAACCTCTATGAATTTGAGCGCACCGTAACTGGCCCGCACAAATTCGAAGACGCGTTGGAGTCGATCGATATCGGCGGACCTGCGATGATACGTTCGGCGGCCAAGAACTGTTCCAACGTCACCGTCGTCGTCGATCCGGCTGACTACGACTCGGTCGTTTCGCACCTAGCGTCCAACACAATTGCGGACTTGAGGCAGTCGCTCGCCGCAAAAGCGTTTCGTCAAACGGCGTACTACGATGCGATGATCGCGCGGTATATGACCGAAGCGGCAGGCGACGGTCCGTTCACCGAGACAGTAACGATCGGCTTGGCAAAGCGCCAGACGATGCGGTACGGCGAGAACCCGCACCAGACTGCCGCGCTCTACGCCGACCCGCTCCTGCCAGGAGGAATCACGGCTGCGAAACAACTGTGGGGCAAGGAGCTGAGCTACAACAACGTCCTCGATTCCGACGCGGCCTGGGAACTCGTCTGCGATCTTGCTCCGGGCTCCTGCGCGATCATCAAGCACGGGAACCCGTGCGGAGCGGCGTCGGCATCCAGCCCTGCTGCCAGCTTTGTGCTAGCAAAGAAGTCCGACCCGGTCTCGGCATTCGGCGGAGTGGCCGCGTTTCACGGCACGATCGAGGGCGAAGCGGCGGCTGCCATGACCGAGAAGGGCAACTTCCTCGAGGTCGTCATCGCCGAAGCGTTCACCGCAGAGGCTCTTGAGCTGTTCAAGAACCGTTCGGGATGGGGGCAGCGCGTCAGGCTGCTCGAAGCCTCGATCGCTCCCGACTCCACCTACCTGGAGACGAGGTCGATCCGCGGGGGCGCGCTGCGCCAAACGTCTGATGAGGACCCCGGAGACGAGTGGCGGTTCGTGACGGAATCTGGGCCATCTGAGGCCCTCACGGCTGCGCTGCGCTTCGCTTGGCGGATCATTCCGCACGTCAAGTCCAACGCCATCGTCGTGTGCAATGAGAATCGACTCTTGGGCATCGGCGCTGGCCAAATGAATCGGGTTCAATCGGTGCGCCTAGCGCTCGAACAGGCAGGTACTGGGGCCGCAGGCGCGGTGCTGGCCAGCGACGCCTTCTTCCCGTTTCCAGACAGCGTCGAAACGGCCGCCGAAGCTGGAATTGCCGCGATCGTGCAGCCTGGAGGCAGCAAGAACGACGATAAAGTCATTGCGGCGGCGACAAAGTTTTGTATCCCTATGGCCTTTACCGGCGTCAGACACTTCAGACACTAG